A region of the Gadus morhua chromosome 1, gadMor3.0, whole genome shotgun sequence genome:
CACAATCGAGAAAGTATATGTACATATTTACCAATATTTCCGTAATCAACAATACTTCTGTGTACTGTAAAAAACATTGAGCGAACAAAGAGCTTCGTCCATTGGGACCAATCTCAGTGAAAAGTAAGCCATTTAAAAAAGTATTTACATTCAAATATTACTTAATTATTTTGCTCAAGATTAAGCTTTGGCATATGCTCTGCGGCTCACTGGCAGTGCCCTCCATCCACCTCTTGAGAATCACTGAAATAGAGCAAGTACAACCCAGTGTGATTTTAGGTTTCACCCACTGAGGATGTTGGCCTCCAGGTTGGCCTGCTCAAGGAAGGCCACGTCTCCATAACTCTTTCCACTGACATCGCCCACCAGACACCTGGAAGCAGAGGAACATTCTAGCAGCGAAAACCTAGGTCAAAACTCAAGAAATCTACCGACAGGCAAGACACTACGCTCACCTCAATGCTCCGATATTGCCATAGTAACGCTCGTTGTGGTTGTCAGCGCAGCGTTTGGTGGCGGCCTCCCCCATGCCGCCCATGCACACTTTACACAGATTCCCCTGGGAGCCAGGAAGACAGCCCTTCCAGAACACGCTGCTGTAGGCTGAAacgacaggagaggaggaggcagacgcAGTCACGGCTGAACAGCACCGCTATTTGCCGGCgtttggctcaggaggtagagcaggttggctggtaaccgggaggttgctagttcaatccccggctccttctAGCTGAGTGTCTATGTGTTCCTGagcgtgacccctgaccctaactgtcgccctgcatggctgacaccgccgttggTTTGTGAATGTATGAGGGAATGTttgcgctttgagtggccactggttagaaaagcgctgtataaatgcattgCGCTtaacatttaccatttattgGTGTGGGGCCTTCAGAGCAGTGTGCTACCTTTGTTTGGGTTGCAGGAGAAGCTGTTGTTGTGCCCGACgctcatgttgtgtgtgtgggggaggagccagccgGCCGGACTGTACATATGACCGTGACAGGAGCGCCGGCCCGCCAGGTTCCCCATGAAGATGTTCCTGGTGGCGCGCTTCACCACGGCAACCGCCACCACGGGGGGGAACACTGGGGAACCAATGGATTCACATCATCCAATGAGGTCCATTAGAATAGAacataatccaatgaaaatacAACGTATGAAATGGAATGGAATACATGGAATATAACTTCACAAACAGAAAGACGAGTGAGAAGGGAACCTAATGGTTACCGTCCGTCTCCAAGTGGGTTGTCCCTTCGGTCAAAACACATTTGCGTCCTTGAAGAATGAAACAAGACAATAGTGCAGACGTCAAAAAAACTCAGCCACCCCTGCATGAATACCTTTGTGTATTAGGGCTGTTAAGTGGAGCCGTCACCATAACGGAGCCATACCATAATACTCGGTCACTACCGGAACCAGACCACATTTCCCGGCGATGAACGAATGCGTGGCGTCCAGCGAGACGGCGTCCACCTCGTCCCTCTGCGACGGTTCGGTGAGAACAGGTTGGTTAACAGAAACACACGCCAGGGAGGTACTGCTGGGTGGTACTTCAGTCATGTATACTTAGAAATGTACTTACTTTTTGAAAgaaatgcaatgtttttttcaatgaagataGCATTAAATTAATCTGAAATACAATCTAGACACAATCTAGATACAATCTGCCCCTGCCCCTACCCAGGGGTAGGGGCAGTGGCGGGGCCCTTGTGTTGAGTAGCGCTACGGTGCTATGAAACAATTTTTTAACCTGCTGGTTCAACTCCTGAGGCTCCTGTAACGTCTCCCCGACGGGAGTACGgaggcccatttccagcaaccatcagtTCTGTGTTCTACTGGTACATTATTTAATCGTattaaaaggctaattgatgattagaaaactcttgtgcaattatgttagcacagctgaaaactgttgaaattGTCTGGGTGACCCCACATTTTTGAACGGTAGGGTATGCATAGATTTACAATGTACTGTGTGATACATAAGTAATTTCTGTATAGATATACAATATACTGTGTGATACATAAGTAATTTGTGTATAGATATACAATATACTGTGTGATACATCAGTTATGTATGCATAGATACTAAAGCCATACCTTGATCTTCTCCACGCAGTCGCTCATGGAGGCGGCCTTGACGCACACCAGGGGGTCCGACTTGATGCTGAGGGCCCACTGCTCACACTTCTTCTGCTCTGCAAGGCTGATGCAACACCAACGCACAACGCTGTCCTCCAACGAGCTTccttcacatgcacacgcgcgcaaacacacacacagattcacgcgcacacgcatacacacactcacacacacacacacacacacacacacacacacacacacacacacacacacacacacacacgcacacacatacacacacacacacacagaaacacgaacacacacatataagtcCTGCCCCCAAAGATATTGTATAAACAGGGGTTGAGCTGAGGTATGTCCGCACCCTCGTGTCCGAGGCCCTTGAGCAGGGCCACGTAGTCCAGGCCCAGCACCTGGCTGACGTCCATGCCGTCCGGCAGCACGGCCAGCTTCTCCGTCACGTCCGTGAACAGCAGGTCACGCTCCCCGAAGGCCGAGGAGTTGAAGAGCGGGAAGtggctcctctctctgccccgcTGGCCAAACAACATCTGAGCCCACGGGGAACACAGCCGACGTTACTCTGACAGAGCGCAGACGGAGAGGAGACACTGGGGCGCCGAGCGCGACAAGAGACAAACTGAGGAGGACTGAATGAAACCCAATACAAACAAAATATATGACCTGAACTGTGGTCAGGAATTTGCGTGCAATCTTGCGGTAGTTTAGTCTGGTGACCATGGCCCCACCTGGACCGCGGCCCAAGTTGCACTTGGCAAAGTGGCTGAGAGGAGCACGGCTCCCATCTGTGCACAGCAAGCTGAActcctccctctggctctctgggAAGGGGAGACCAGTCTCAGTTAGAGGAACTATAAACACAGTGTTAATGTGTTTGGACGATCAATGGAATGTGTGTTACACCACCGCCAAGCAACGCAACACCGGGCACACACTTCACCTTCGATGCTCTCCAGAGCCAGGTGATCCACAAAGGCTACGTCGCCCGCCCCGCTCTGGAGACATCTGTGGAGGGGAGGCAACATCAGTCAACATGCGAGGTACAGGTCATGTGACGTCATGGGATGCTGCTGTTACCGGGCGGACCTGAGCGCCCCGTGGTTGCTGTAGAAGGGCTCGTTGTGCGACGTCTCACAGTGGTAGTTGCGTTGGCGGATGTACGACTTCTGGCCTCGGCACGCGGCGCACAGAGAGGGCGCCAGCGTGGCGGCGCCGGGAACACAACTGGCACTGAAGAAGGTACTCACATCTGGAGCCGGGTAGGAGGAACGCCCATCAAAGGAGATCAGGGAAACATACCAACAGATGATCAGAGGCACCGTCTTGGTACTgctacacacacttgcacatttCTGGTACTAGTCTCTCAactttttattcattattcctTCATTCGTTTTTTGAGCACGGAACATGTATTTGTACGCCCCAGAGTTTGTAGAGATCGATCCACGCGTCTCcacatataaacattaaacatgaTTAGTTCTGGTGAGTGCTTGGCTGCCTCTGCGTTGACTACCGTTGCTAAGCGGCTGCTCCTTGGTCCAGGTCAGGTAGTTGCGGGAGAGCAGGAAGCCGAGAGGAAGGCTCCATCCTGCCGTCCAGCGCACCCCGCTGTGGCAGCTCCGCACGCCCCTCAGCGACCGCACGTCCAGGGAGCTGTTcttcaccaccgccaccgccatgATGCACCCTCCTgcagcgcacacgcacatacacaaatacacacacacacgcaaacacacacaggtacgcacgcatgcacgcacacacatacacacatgaacacacgcgCATAtgaacacacgcaagcacgcgcacacacacacacatgcacgcacatgcactagCACATGCCCACacgcagagacagacacacaagaacgcacatgcatgcacacacacacacacacacacacacacacacacacacacacaaacacacacacacacacacacacacactcacacacacacacacacacgcaagcacactcAGACattcacacttacacacagacatacacacacacacgacgaaCAGTCAGTCATTTTGCAGACTCTTGAAGGGTGTGTCAGTAAAAAGATCAGAAATGTAACCCACCGTCGCTGTATATCTCCTTGGCGATGGCGACGAGGCCGAACTGCTTCACTGCAGAGTAAACTTCCCCGGAGTCCAGCGTCACGATGTCTGCGCGGTTTGCCtgaaagcagcgtgtgtgtcaGATTCAAAGCCTACTTTGCACTGACAAGagtagcttgtgtgtgtgtgtgtgtgtgtgtaattacaaAAACAACCAACACTGGTTGTGTATTGTTGGTTTTACAAAAAGCCTTGAATCCTGGAGCATCTTGTAGCTGGGACTCCTTccaccccctcaacccccaGGACAGGAGACACCCCTGTGAAGCTCACCCTGATCTTGTCGATGCAGTCGGCCGTGCTGTAGGCCCGGACGCAGGACAGCCTGGCGAAGGCGGCCACGGCGGCGGGGGGCAGCACGGCCACCAGGGCTTTGGCGAGCTCTGCACACTTCCTCTGCTCCGGGTCCGACACCGTGCACCAGCGCATCTTCTTGGCTGCGGTCACCCCAGACAACATTAGTTCATTCATTCCGAAACAAAGATGTGTGCAGGGTCATGCATTCATCAGACAACATTTGGAACTTAACACGCGTTCAATACACTTTACGGTGAGGTGAATCTGTATTCATGGCCCTCAGAATGCAGTTCTAGTCTGAAGGGGTCTTAGGTCTTGTCCCTGAGGgcaagggaggagggaaggtaAGCAATCTTGGGGCTGGACAAATTGAGCATTCAATACGGTTTctataacaaaataaaaccGTGTTTGTTAATATGTAAAATCAATTGTAGAAAAGTGACATTAAAATCAACTCGTGAACAAATGCCAGAACAATCATACGCAGCTGGCAAAATACATAAAGGGAAATTATTGAACCCAAAAGAGGAACATATTATAACAAACATTATAAAGCTCTATAATTATACTTGGTATGAATGGAAAATATTGCATTAAGTTAAGATCAAACGTACCATTAATATAGACCAGACacatgaggaagaggaaaacCGCATGACGGACTTGCATTGTGTCCTTGTTCACTCAGATATCTTCAGATATATTAAATCCAGATTGTAATCCCAGCACAGTGCTGCTGTCTGTCAGAACTCTGATCCTTATGCAGACTATAGGAACAGGCAGTGGTAGCGGAGGGAAATTATACTAAAGCATGTGAGAGGGGATCCACATGAAAGAGgaaagctgtttttttttccaggcaCATATGGAAGATATTTAACACCAACCGTCACGTGGTACGCTCACTGAAGCAGGTTTGACGTTTCTGAAGGGTAAAATGTGGGGCTTCCTtcatgggtgggggggtgtgctTAAGGTGACCATTTCACAACCAGTAATATACAAAAAGTTTTTAAGTGGCATTATGTAATCTTTACACTGCAACTATTTCTGTGCAAAGATTGAACCTTATCATTGTAGCCTGTAACCACATCGGTcatcaaataataaattaatccaAACATGGATCTATCCTCATATCTTTTGGTCTGTAAGTCTATTTGGTCTGTGAAGAACTACGATAGTAAACAGTCAGAAACTCTATACTTAAAACAACCAAGAGGTTCAAAGCAGCATCCTTTTAAAtgattacaaaataaaataggaAATATGTACAtgtgcaaagaaaacaaacacaaaacatgccAAGATTAGAAAGATTTTATTACAAaccaaaaatacataaattacaTTGATTTCAAAAT
Encoded here:
- the sxph gene encoding saxiphilin-like, with product MQVRHAVFLFLMCLVYINAKKMRWCTVSDPEQRKCAELAKALVAVLPPAAVAAFARLSCVRAYSTADCIDKIRANRADIVTLDSGEVYSAVKQFGLVAIAKEIYSDGGCIMAVAVVKNSSLDVRSLRGVRSCHSGVRWTAGWSLPLGFLLSRNYLTWTKEQPLSNDVSTFFSASCVPGAATLAPSLCAACRGQKSYIRQRNYHCETSHNEPFYSNHGALRCLQSGAGDVAFVDHLALESIEESQREEFSLLCTDGSRAPLSHFAKCNLGRGPGGAMVTRLNYRKIARKFLTTVQMLFGQRGRERSHFPLFNSSAFGERDLLFTDVTEKLAVLPDGMDVSQVLGLDYVALLKGLGHEGSSLEDSVVRWCCISLAEQKKCEQWALSIKSDPLVCVKAASMSDCVEKIKRDEVDAVSLDATHSFIAGKCGLVPVVTEYYGRKCVLTEGTTHLETDVFPPVVAVAVVKRATRNIFMGNLAGRRSCHGHMYSPAGWLLPHTHNMSVGHNNSFSCNPNKAYSSVFWKGCLPGSQGNLCKVCMGGMGEAATKRCADNHNERYYGNIGALRCLVGDVSGKSYGDVAFLEQANLEANILSLRLTGWSEGWQPADFELLCPDGSRAPLSDWESCNLGDVPPNTVMTRPVLAARVYDFLMKSQETLSASADADFQLFESQQFGESDLLFKDVTQCLVHTSHLDYRTILGEEFYTHADYVFNCTHSDILEFCDQDVCSIF